A portion of the Rhodococcus pseudokoreensis genome contains these proteins:
- a CDS encoding enoyl-CoA hydratase-related protein, whose translation MTSIATESVVQLERDGEIAIVRLNRPDRLNAFTLEVRDRIIEVFDECDADDTIRAIVLTGTGRAFCAGADLAKGGDTFVTEDDPDSGEAPPDSGGQASLRIYRSTKPVIAAINGPAAGVGVTMTLPADIRIASDTAKFGFVFTRRGLVPEACSTWFLPRIVGISTAVEWAVGGKMVSAAEALERGLVREVVPADEVLPRAIEVARELATGTSPVSVALTRQLMWRMLGADSPEVAHRAESIAIHVRGTSADVREGVAAFLDKRQPDFPQSVSDGLPDLFR comes from the coding sequence ATGACGAGTATCGCCACCGAGAGCGTCGTCCAACTCGAGCGGGACGGTGAGATCGCGATCGTGCGGCTGAATCGCCCGGATCGACTCAACGCCTTCACTCTCGAGGTGCGGGACCGCATCATCGAGGTCTTCGACGAATGCGATGCCGACGACACCATCCGTGCGATCGTCCTCACGGGAACCGGCCGCGCCTTCTGCGCCGGGGCCGACCTCGCGAAGGGCGGCGACACGTTCGTCACGGAGGACGACCCGGACAGCGGCGAGGCGCCACCCGATTCGGGCGGTCAGGCGTCGCTGCGGATCTACCGGTCGACGAAGCCGGTGATCGCCGCGATCAACGGTCCGGCAGCGGGAGTCGGCGTGACGATGACACTGCCCGCCGACATCCGGATCGCCTCCGACACAGCCAAGTTCGGATTCGTATTCACCCGTCGCGGGCTCGTGCCCGAGGCCTGTTCCACCTGGTTCCTGCCCCGGATCGTCGGGATCTCGACCGCCGTCGAGTGGGCCGTGGGCGGGAAGATGGTGTCGGCGGCGGAGGCGCTCGAACGCGGCCTCGTCCGCGAGGTCGTCCCCGCCGACGAAGTGCTGCCGCGGGCGATCGAGGTGGCGCGCGAACTGGCGACGGGCACCTCACCGGTCTCCGTCGCGCTGACCCGGCAGTTGATGTGGAGGATGCTCGGCGCCGACAGCCCGGAGGTCGCGCACCGGGCCGAGTCGATCGCCATCCACGTCCGCGGAACGTCGGCGGACGTCCGCGAAGGGGTCGCGGCGTTCCTCGACAAGCGGCAGCCCGACTTCCCCCAGTCGGTGTCCGACGGCCTGCCTGACCTCTTCCGCTGA